The genomic DNA GTCAAGCCGATCGGCTTGAAAGACATCACCATCGTCGACGACGCCAAGATGCGCAAGGCGATCACCGCCGCCGCGCTGGGCAATGCCATGGAGTGGTTCGACTTCGGCGTATACGGCTTCGTCGCCTATGCCCTGGGCAAGGTGTTCTTCCCCAACGCCGACCCCAGCGTGCAGATGATCGCGGCCTTGGCCACTTTCTCGGTTCCGTTCCTGATTCGCCCGTTGGGCGGGCTGTTCTTCGGCGCCCTGGGCGACAAGTTCGGCCGCCAGAAGATCCTCGCCGCGACCATTGTGATCATGTCGCTCAGTACCTTCGCCATCGGCTTGATACCGTCCTATGATTCCATTGGCATCTGGGCGCCGATCCTGCTGCTGCTGGCGAAAATGGCCCAAGGCTTCTCGGTGGGTGGTGAATACACCGGCGCCTCGATCTTCGTCGCCGAATACGCACCCGACCGCAAGCGCGGCTTCCTCGGCAGCTGGCTGGACTTTGGCTCGATTGCCGGCTTCGTCCTCGGTGCCGGCGTGGTAGTGCTGATTTCCACCTTCTTGGGCGAGGAAAAATTCCTTGAATGGGGCTGGCGTCTGCCGTTCTTCCTGGCCTTGCCGCTGGGCATCATCGGCCTCTACCTGCGCCATGCGCTGGAAGAGACCCCGGCGTTCCAGCAGCATGTCGAAAAACTTGAACAGGGCGACCGCGAAGGCCTGGCCTCGGGGCCCAAGGTGTCGTTCAAGGAAGTCGCCACTAAACATTGGCGCAGCCTGGTGACGTGCATTGGCGTGGTGATCGCCACCAACGTCACGTACTACATGCTGCTTACCTACATGCCCAGCTACCTGTCGCACAACCTGCACTATAGCGAAGACCACGGTGTGCTGATCATCATCGCGATCATGGTCGGCATGCTGTTCGTGCAGCCGATCATCGGCCTGCTCAGCGACAAGTGGGGCCGCCGCCCGTTCATCATCGTCGGCAGTGTCGGGCTGTTCGCCCTGGCCATCCCGGCCTTCATGCTGATCAACAGCGGTGTGCTTGGGGTGATCTTCGCCGGCTTGCTGATCATCGCCGTGT from Pseudomonas putida includes the following:
- the proP gene encoding glycine betaine/L-proline transporter ProP; this translates as MKSRKKTVKPIGLKDITIVDDAKMRKAITAAALGNAMEWFDFGVYGFVAYALGKVFFPNADPSVQMIAALATFSVPFLIRPLGGLFFGALGDKFGRQKILAATIVIMSLSTFAIGLIPSYDSIGIWAPILLLLAKMAQGFSVGGEYTGASIFVAEYAPDRKRGFLGSWLDFGSIAGFVLGAGVVVLISTFLGEEKFLEWGWRLPFFLALPLGIIGLYLRHALEETPAFQQHVEKLEQGDREGLASGPKVSFKEVATKHWRSLVTCIGVVIATNVTYYMLLTYMPSYLSHNLHYSEDHGVLIIIAIMVGMLFVQPIIGLLSDKWGRRPFIIVGSVGLFALAIPAFMLINSGVLGVIFAGLLIIAVLLNFFIGVMASTLPAMFPTHIRYSALASAFNISVLIAGLTPTLAAWLVESTGDLYMPAYYLMVIAAIGLITGLTMKETANKPLRGAAPAASDIDEARELLQEHHDNIEQKIEDIDEQIAELEAKRKLLVQQHPRIE